The following proteins come from a genomic window of Deltaproteobacteria bacterium:
- a CDS encoding LuxR family transcriptional regulator translates to MISGEPALLGRGPELEALDELLAGARTGTAGTLVITGPPGIGKTTLLDAVARRAPDFEQVRIAALEAEADLAWAGLASLLLAHPRGGSPALAREIAGGAPRSRVAAGSALHALLTGRGERAPLLVLVDDTQWLDPPSAEALAFAAHRLAADPVAIVAAQRPGCPPCFPGARRLALGGLGRHECHALLRTRQPLRADVADRCIELTGGNPLALLHLCDALSADQRSGQRPIDGVETLPARLHEVFAARLAALPGATLRALAVLAAGAGGGDRLADVLAAVGAREADLAAAEEAGVAALGPPRLSHPLWSAAVLDVVGPAVRRRVHRALADHSADPDRAALHRAAAAERADETIASDLDALARRCAARGLPAMAARAWSDAARLSASDATRLPRELAAARAFHDAAMGGAAAALLDRAIGRLPDERTRAEAVLLRNKIRAFGEDARGAAVALRAEADRVRDRVAELELPLLTEATVAALLAADATLGLELGRRAEAAAAGDDVRLTAARALRGYAALHRGDGSGGDAIRILEGLGAIAPDRLDDDALELLQLAGYGLLVRERWGDAEHALRAVIASAARRGIASVEAFSSALLAELDFRRGRWLDALTGATIDITLAENSDAGRPGFGHSIAAHVLAHLGDGEGCEQRARHALAGAERAGLASITAFARAALGAAALARGDPRTAAEELGVVWEIRLRGGVAEPGVVWYHGDWIEALLGAGRRSEAAEVVRDVARSAEATGGRWAAAVAARGRALLGRGSAQDAIRTADALDAPFEQARTRLALVEHERLDAHAAGLATALANFERLGARPWAARARALSGAAGEGASSLAQQLTDAELRVAMLIGRGATNAAAAEQLVLSVRTIDAHLRAIFRKLALHSRSELVLRVATEGGRR, encoded by the coding sequence GTGATCTCCGGCGAGCCGGCACTGCTGGGCCGCGGCCCCGAGCTCGAAGCGCTCGACGAGCTGCTCGCGGGCGCGCGCACGGGTACGGCCGGCACGCTCGTGATCACGGGCCCGCCCGGGATCGGCAAGACGACCCTGCTCGACGCCGTCGCGCGCCGGGCGCCCGACTTCGAGCAGGTGCGGATCGCGGCGCTCGAGGCCGAGGCGGATCTCGCCTGGGCCGGCCTCGCAAGCCTCCTGCTGGCCCACCCGCGCGGCGGCTCGCCGGCGCTCGCGCGCGAGATCGCGGGCGGAGCGCCGCGCAGCCGGGTGGCGGCCGGGTCCGCCCTGCACGCACTGCTCACGGGCCGGGGCGAGCGCGCGCCGCTGCTCGTGCTGGTCGACGACACGCAGTGGCTCGATCCGCCCTCCGCCGAAGCGCTCGCGTTCGCCGCACACCGGCTCGCGGCCGATCCGGTCGCGATCGTGGCGGCGCAACGCCCCGGGTGCCCGCCGTGCTTCCCGGGCGCCCGGCGGCTCGCGCTCGGTGGGCTCGGCCGCCACGAGTGCCACGCGCTCCTGCGCACGCGCCAGCCGCTGCGCGCAGACGTGGCGGACCGCTGCATCGAGCTGACCGGCGGCAACCCGCTCGCCCTGCTCCACCTGTGCGACGCGCTGAGCGCCGACCAACGGAGCGGCCAGCGCCCGATCGACGGCGTCGAGACGCTGCCCGCGCGCCTGCACGAGGTCTTCGCCGCGCGGCTCGCCGCGCTGCCGGGCGCGACGCTGCGCGCGCTGGCCGTCCTCGCCGCCGGCGCCGGCGGCGGCGACCGGCTCGCCGACGTGCTGGCTGCCGTCGGCGCCCGCGAGGCGGACCTCGCGGCCGCCGAGGAGGCGGGGGTCGCCGCGCTCGGGCCGCCGCGGCTCTCCCATCCTCTCTGGAGCGCGGCGGTGCTCGACGTCGTCGGCCCGGCCGTGCGCCGGCGCGTGCACCGCGCGCTCGCCGATCACAGCGCCGACCCGGACCGGGCGGCCCTGCACCGTGCCGCCGCGGCCGAGCGCGCCGACGAGACGATCGCCAGCGATCTCGACGCGCTCGCGCGCCGCTGCGCCGCGCGCGGGCTGCCGGCGATGGCGGCGCGTGCCTGGAGCGACGCCGCGCGCCTCTCCGCGAGCGACGCCACCCGGCTGCCGCGCGAGCTCGCGGCGGCGCGCGCGTTCCACGACGCCGCGATGGGCGGCGCGGCGGCGGCGCTGCTCGATCGCGCGATCGGCCGGCTTCCCGACGAGCGCACGCGTGCCGAGGCCGTGCTGCTGCGCAACAAGATCCGCGCCTTCGGCGAGGACGCGCGGGGCGCCGCCGTGGCGCTGCGCGCCGAGGCGGATCGCGTGCGCGACCGGGTGGCGGAGCTCGAGCTGCCGCTGCTCACCGAGGCGACGGTCGCGGCGCTGCTGGCCGCCGACGCCACGCTCGGGCTCGAGCTCGGCCGGCGCGCCGAGGCGGCTGCGGCCGGCGACGACGTGCGGCTCACCGCCGCCCGCGCGCTGCGCGGCTACGCCGCGCTGCACCGGGGCGACGGCTCCGGGGGCGATGCGATCCGCATCCTCGAGGGGCTCGGGGCCATTGCCCCCGACAGGCTCGACGACGACGCGCTCGAGCTGCTCCAACTCGCCGGCTACGGGCTGCTCGTGCGCGAGCGCTGGGGGGACGCCGAGCACGCGTTGCGCGCGGTGATCGCCTCGGCGGCGCGCCGCGGCATCGCCTCGGTGGAGGCGTTCTCGAGCGCGCTGCTCGCCGAGCTCGACTTCCGGCGCGGCCGCTGGCTCGACGCGCTGACCGGTGCCACGATCGACATCACGCTGGCCGAGAACAGCGACGCCGGCCGCCCCGGGTTCGGCCACAGCATCGCCGCGCACGTGCTCGCCCACCTCGGCGACGGCGAGGGCTGCGAGCAGCGCGCGCGCCACGCGCTCGCGGGCGCCGAGCGCGCCGGCCTCGCGAGCATCACGGCCTTCGCGCGCGCCGCGCTCGGCGCCGCGGCGCTGGCGCGCGGGGACCCCAGGACGGCCGCGGAGGAGCTGGGCGTGGTCTGGGAGATCCGCCTGCGCGGCGGCGTCGCCGAGCCGGGCGTGGTCTGGTACCACGGCGACTGGATCGAGGCCCTGCTCGGCGCGGGCCGGCGCAGCGAGGCCGCCGAGGTGGTGCGCGACGTCGCGCGGAGCGCCGAGGCGACCGGCGGGCGCTGGGCGGCCGCGGTGGCGGCGCGTGGCCGCGCCCTGCTCGGCCGCGGCTCGGCGCAGGACGCGATCCGCACCGCCGACGCACTCGACGCGCCCTTCGAGCAGGCGCGTACCCGCCTCGCCCTGGTCGAGCACGAGCGCCTCGACGCACACGCGGCCGGGCTCGCCACGGCCCTCGCGAACTTCGAACGGCTCGGCGCGCGGCCGTGGGCGGCGCGCGCCCGCGCGCTCTCGGGCGCCGCCGGCGAAGGCGCCTCCTCGCTCGCGCAGCAGCTCACCGACGCCGAGCTGCGCGTCGCGATGCTGATCGGCCGCGGCGCGACCAACGCCGCCGCCGCCGAGCAGCTCGTGCTGTCGGTGCGCACGATCGACGCGCACCTGCGCGCGATCTTCCGCAAGCTGGCCCTGCACAGTCGCAGCGAGCTGGTGCTGCGCGTCGCGACCGAAGGGGGCCGCCGCTGA
- a CDS encoding long-chain fatty acid--CoA ligase, which yields MALNLGTILQASATERPGHPALRLHERALTYAQLDRAARGVASALRARGIAPGDRVALLIPNVPEFTIAYFGVLYAGAVVVPINVLAAGPEIHYFLEDSGAKLLLAHPFFTESARRGAADAGVPLVLAGGGAGKDTLEEMQEAAPVEALHATGADDTAVILYTSGTTGKPKGAELTHSNLFLNCAFVVPRLLPPIAPDRLVTIACLPLFHSFGQTCIQNATIARGGTFTLLPRFGPKEAYEILERDRVTLFAGVPTMYFALLHHPPGRDYDLSALELCMCGGAPMPVEVMTAFEKRFGVPVLEGFGLSETSPAASFNVVGKPRKVGSIGYPVWGVEMAIVDDQDRPLPDGERGEIVVRGHNVMKGYWKRPEATAETLRNGWFHTGDIGTRDEDGCYWIVDRKKDMILRGGFNVYPREVEEVLYQHEAVAEAAVLGVAHDSHGEEVKAVVALKAGRTATAEELIAWCKERLAAYKYPRLVEFRDALPKGPTGKILKRELR from the coding sequence ATGGCCCTGAACCTCGGCACGATCCTCCAGGCGAGCGCGACCGAGCGCCCGGGGCACCCCGCTCTCCGGTTGCACGAGCGCGCGCTCACCTACGCCCAGCTCGACCGCGCCGCGCGCGGCGTCGCGAGCGCGCTGCGCGCGCGGGGCATCGCGCCCGGCGACCGGGTGGCGCTCCTGATCCCGAACGTGCCCGAGTTCACGATCGCCTACTTCGGCGTCCTCTACGCGGGCGCCGTCGTGGTCCCGATCAACGTGCTCGCCGCCGGACCCGAGATCCACTACTTCCTCGAGGACTCCGGGGCGAAGCTCCTGCTCGCCCATCCCTTCTTCACGGAGTCCGCGCGGCGGGGCGCGGCGGACGCCGGGGTGCCGCTCGTCCTGGCGGGCGGCGGCGCCGGGAAGGACACCCTCGAGGAGATGCAGGAGGCCGCGCCGGTCGAGGCCCTGCACGCGACGGGCGCCGACGACACCGCGGTGATCCTCTACACCTCGGGCACCACCGGCAAGCCGAAGGGCGCCGAGCTCACCCACTCGAACCTGTTCCTGAACTGCGCCTTCGTGGTGCCGCGGCTGCTGCCCCCCATCGCCCCGGACCGCCTCGTCACGATCGCGTGCCTGCCGCTCTTCCACTCCTTCGGCCAGACCTGCATCCAGAACGCCACGATCGCGCGGGGCGGCACCTTCACGCTGCTGCCGCGCTTCGGGCCCAAGGAGGCCTACGAGATCCTGGAGCGCGACCGGGTCACCCTCTTCGCCGGCGTGCCCACCATGTACTTCGCGCTGCTCCACCACCCGCCCGGGCGCGACTACGACCTCTCGGCGCTCGAGCTGTGCATGTGCGGCGGCGCGCCGATGCCGGTCGAGGTGATGACCGCCTTCGAGAAGCGCTTCGGGGTGCCGGTCCTCGAGGGCTTCGGGCTCTCCGAGACCTCGCCGGCCGCGAGCTTCAACGTGGTCGGCAAGCCGCGCAAGGTGGGCTCGATCGGCTACCCGGTGTGGGGCGTCGAGATGGCGATCGTGGACGACCAGGACCGCCCGCTCCCCGACGGCGAGCGCGGCGAGATCGTGGTCCGCGGCCACAACGTCATGAAGGGCTACTGGAAGCGCCCCGAGGCCACCGCCGAGACGCTGCGCAACGGCTGGTTCCACACCGGCGACATCGGCACCCGCGACGAGGACGGCTGCTACTGGATCGTGGACCGCAAGAAGGACATGATCCTGCGCGGCGGCTTCAACGTGTATCCGCGCGAGGTGGAGGAGGTGCTCTACCAGCACGAAGCGGTCGCCGAGGCGGCCGTGCTCGGCGTGGCGCACGACAGCCACGGCGAGGAGGTGAAGGCGGTCGTCGCGCTCAAGGCCGGGCGCACGGCCACCGCCGAGGAGCTGATCGCCTGGTGCAAGGAGCGCCTGGCCGCCTACAAGTACCCGCGCCTGGTCGAGTTCCGCGACGCCCTGCCGAAGGGCCCGACCGGGAAGATCCTGAAGCGCGAGCTGCGCTGA